DNA from Leptospira brenneri:
AAATATTGAATTTTTATTTATATCTTATTTAGACAATAAATTTGAATTTCAAATAAAATTAAGCTTTGAATGTAATCCCAATAATAATGACGAAGAGTTTCTAGTTATTTATAAAAAAAATCATAATGAATGTAAACTGATAGCATCCATGTGTCTAGAAGAGTATGGGAAATTTCCAGAGAGAAAATAAATCGCCACTTCGTATAACTGCAACTTAACGCTTCACTTCGGGACTTGCGCCCTCGCTCGGTCTGCGACACATTCCCCTCTGGCACTCCTCTTGCTTACGCAAGCGTCGTTCCAGTCCCTAACGTCCCTCCAGGGACTCAGGGTCGGGGAACGTCGTTAAGTCTAGTTCGTTATACGCTATGCTAGAATCAAATTCAAAAGAAGTCAAAAAATGAAAAACCTACCTCTACATTTCATATACGTATCAGGAATACTAATAACTATAATCATAATTCTTTTAACTTTAAAATGGTCCGTAGATTCGAACACGGTTAATTACATCAGTTTCGGAGCTACATTAACATCGCTTTTTTTAGGTTTAATTGCAATATTTTATTCTATTGTAGCCAATAACAATTTAAGTGAAAGCTTTACGAAGCTTTCTGACACTTCCTCAAATCTAAGTACTGCATCAATTTCTTTAATTACTAATGCAGACAACCTAAAAACCCTTCTATCGCAATTGCCAATCTTGGAAGGAAAAATTGATGAATCTAATAATATACTTAAAATAATAAAAGAAAAAAATGAAGAAAATTTATTAGACAGTTCGACAAACACTAAGGACAAACCTATAACCACAAATGCAACATTAACAAAAGAAACAATAGACATGATATTAAGAAAATCATCGTTATATGGGTTATTCAGTTTATATTTGTGCCAAAAATCCTTTTCTACTAAAAAAGCATTCAACCTAAACGATTTACTGAAAACATTTGGCGAAAGTTTTTATTCTTTATACTTTTATGGATATATTGTTGCTATTGGATGTACAGAAATAATAAAAGTAAACATTAGTGATAACATTTTCAATATATACCATGTAGATAAAAATGCAGAAGAATTAATTGAAAAATATTTAATAGAGAAAATAGATGGACAAGGTGATATGAAATCACACTACGCAGATTTAAAAGATCAAATCTATAATCATTTCTTATAGATCCAGCACAGCGTATAACAGCGACTTAACGCTTCGCTTCGGGACTAGCCCTCGCTCGGTCTTACGACACATTCCCCTCTGGCACTCCTCTTGCCTCCGCAAGCCTCGTTCCAGTCCCTAACGTCCCTTCGGGACTCAGGGTCGGGGAACGTCGTTAAGTCTAGTTCGTTATACGACATGTTTCTAAATTTATGAAGAATAAAATATTAAAACTCATAGTAGCAATTTTTTGCTTAATTTCTATAAATTCACTTTTCATCGAAAGATATTTTATAAGGTTTCCTGAATATGAAATTCAATCAAATAAGATTCCTAAAAGTTTCGACGGTTATAAAATTGCTGTTGTTTCGGATCTACACTATGGATTTCTAGTCCCTGAATTTTGGATAAAACATACTTTAAAATCAATTAATGATAAAAATCCAGATTTAATTGTTGGCATTGGAGACTATGTAAAAAGGAGAAATTTTGATCAGGAATTAATAAACGTCTGGAATTTATTAAAAATATTAGATGCAAAAAACGGCGAATTTTTCGTTAACGGAAACCATGACCATTGGGCAAACAATCAACTCGCATTAAAACTCCTAGAAGAAAGCGGAAAATCCATTAGAAATAAACAAGTAGTTCTAAAAAATGGAAATGATAAAATCATTATTGCTGGATTAGGTGATTTTTGGGAGGATCATATTCCTATTGATGATGTCTTTAAACATTCCGATCCTAACCTTTATAGAATTGCTATCGCGCACAATCCTGATTCTTCAAATACTACTCATTTTGAAAAAATTGATCTATTCATCACTGGACACACTCATGGTGGACAAGTTAGAATTCCAATTTTAAATTGGTCTCCAATCTTACCTGTCAAAGATAAAAACTTTGACACCGGAATTAAAAAATCTAAATTTAATGAACTAGTCCTAATATCAGCTGGAATTGGATGGTCGATTATTCCAGTTCGGTTTAATTGCCCTATTGAGGTTCCAATCGTTATTCTTCGCTCTAACGAAAATAATAACTAGCAACGAAACACGTCGTATAACAGCGACTTAACGCTTCGCTTCGGGACTTGCGCCCTCGCTCGGTCTGCGACACATTCCCCTCTGGAACTCCTCTTGCCTACGCAAGCCTCGTTCCAGTCCCTAACGTCCCCTCCAGGGACTCAGGGTCGGGGAACGTCGTTAAGTCTAGTTCGTTATACGACATGGCGAAAATGTATTACTTAAGCTCGAGAAATAGAAGGTCAAAAAAGTAAAAAAAGTTGACATGGTATATACCGGGATACATACTTTTTTATATGCAAACAGCTAAAATTTTTGTTAATGGTAGAAGCCAAGCAGTCAGAATTCCTAAAGAATTTCAATTTAAAGGTGAAGAAGTTTTCATCCAAAAAGTTGGAGATGCTGTTATACTAGTCCCTAAGAATAAAGCATGGAATGCATTTCTTGACGGGTTAAACGGTTTTACTGACGATTTTCTTAGTGAAGGAAGGTTTGATTTACCAGAATCAGAAAGAGAACAATTCTAATGTATCTAATTGATACAAATATATGCATTTACCTCATAAAAAAGAAAAATATTAAACTCCTAGAAAAATTTAAAAAGAATTATAATAAAGGAATTTTAATATCCTCTCTTACTTTAGCTGAACTCGAATTTGGCGTAGAGAATAGCGAACGTAAGGAAACAAATAGAATTTCTTTAATGGAATTTCTTACTATTTTTGAAATTTTAAACTTCGAACAAAAAGATACTCCTGCCTTCGGAAAGATTAAAAGCGATTTAAGAAAATCGGGAAGAATGATTGGCACTATGGATGCATTATTAGCAGCCCAATCAATATCAAGGAATCTTATTTTTGTTACAAATAATACAAAAGAATTCGAAAGAATAAAAGATTTAAATATAGAAGATTGGACTTTATAAAATAAACACGTCGTATAACAGCGACTTAACGCTTCGTTTCGGCTCAAGGCCTCACTCGGTCTGCGACACATTCCTCTCTGGAACTCCTCTTGCCTCCGCAAGCCTCGTTCCAGTCCCTAACGTCCCTTCCAGGGACTCAGGGTCGAGGAACGTCGTTAAGTCTAGTTCGTTATGCGAAATCGAAAAATGAATTCTCAAAATGACTAAAAAAAAATTTTTCATTATATTTTTGTATTTAATCGTATCATTTCGAAACACTATTACTTCCCAAGAATTAACAATTAACACAAATGAGAAAAAATATATTAAAATACTCTCAAAACCTGGGTTGGAATTAAAAACAAAACCAATCGAATCATCTAAGACTATTAAAATTTTAAAATATGGCGAAATTGGAACTGTAGTTAAAATCTCGAATCAAGTTTCTCGTTCATACAGTATATCTGGCTATTGGTATCAAGTGATCTTCAATGGCAACCCTGGCTATGTTTTTTCACCATTTACTCTCTTATCCTATAATAAAGAATTATTGGAAGAAATGAATTTTGCAGACACCAGCTTCAGAACTGATGTGCCAGTCTTAAATATACTGCCTGTTTTTCCGGAAAATACAATATTAAGTAACGATCAAATATTTAAGCAAGATAGCGAGTATCCTCCAAAAAACAAAACTAACTATAGCATCAAAATTATCAACATTAACGAAACTTATTCCCTTGATTCTCTATTTTTTTCTTACAAAGAATATATAAATGAAAATATAGTTTTTAAAAATATTTCAGAAAAAACAAAATTTACCTCTGAATTAAATAACCTTCGGATTTATTCATTTTCTAAAAATGCAAATCTATTATGGGGAGGATCAGATCAATGCCATAATTGTGATGGAATAACACTAAGTTACCTCTTTTACCTAAGTAAATTCAAAATATTAAAAATTCCACTTTGGGACTCTGAGGCTGGTGATAAATGTAACAATGAGGATGACGAACCAGTTACAAATCATATTAAAATATCTTCTGATAAAAAAATAATATACATAATTCATTCTCGATTTGATTGCGAAAGAATTGAAGAAGAAAACTGTGATCTCTATCAAACCTGTGAGAATTATCCGCCAACTTTTTTTGAAGCAAGACATAGAAAAACATATTACTTTAAGATATTAAACAATACCAATGAACCTATTCTAGACGGAAATATTCTCAGAGGTCCAGAAAAAGAAATGAACAATAAATATTTTTTAAAAACTCAAGAAGATATAATATTTAAAAATATTTTAAAATGAAATCGACTTCGCATAACAGCGACTTAACGCTTCGCTGCGGGACTTACGCCCTTGCTCGGTCTGCGACACATTCCTCTCTGGAACTTCTCTTGCCTACGCAAGCGGCGTTCCAGTCCCTAACGTCCCTTCTAGGGACTCAGGGTCGAGGAACGTCGTTAAGTCTAGTTCGTTATACGACATGATTTAAAATCATACGATTCACAAATAATTTGTAAAATGATTACTCCTTCCGATTTCGCATATAATGAGACAAAGGATCTATTAAAAGGTAAGAAAAAAATTCAAGAACCATTTGATGAACTTTTAACTTGGATTTCAGCAAAATATGATGTAAAAACAATAAATGTTTTCTATGATTTTGTTATACCCGACCATAGACCGCGTTTACAAGTTATACTAGAAAAGAGAAATGATTATCTCTTCTTCAAAGAAAAAGGATCTTTTAATTTCAAAAAAGAAATACAAGAGGAAATTTCCGAGAAATTCATCGAAATTATAAATAGAGATAATTATAATAATTTCGAAATTAATTCCTTATTCACCGTTTTCTCAGATTTCGAATCTATTGCGATAGCGGAAGCCAATACTAAAATAACCGAAAGAGAAATCGAAACTTTACTTTCAGAAATTAACGACAAAGAATTATGGAAAATTGAACGTTGTTTCGCGACAACAGTATTATTCTATTACACACTTAAACAAAAAGAAAAATCACTTTTAGAATTGAAAAACAAATTATACACTCTAAAATATTTTGACTTAATTAAAAAATATGATGAATTCGGATTTCTGAATAAAGATACATTTTCCATTTTATTTGACTGCAAAGAAAATTTTGATAAAAATTTTAATGGAAATTGGTTTAATTACTGGCGATAAAACGTTTAATTAAATCACGTCGTATAACAATGACTTAACGCTTCGTTTCGGCACTTGCGGCCTCACTCGGTCTACGACACATTCCCCTCTGGAACTTCTCTTGCCTCCGCAAGCGGCGTTCCAGTCCCTAACGTCCCTTCCGGGACTCAGGGCCGGGGAACGTCGTTAAGTCTAATTCGTTATATGCAATTGCCCCACTTTTCTTGAGTAAAAAAGTATTTGAAAGAAAATGATTACATTCACTCAAACTTTTAAAAATGTTGAAAACAATATTAATTCACTTATATCTAATCTAGGATATAAGTTGGAAGATTTGCACACTTATGAAGCAGATAATACGATGGCAGTGTTCGCTTCCGCAACTTATATAGAAAAGTCTAAAAAACTCTTTT
Protein-coding regions in this window:
- a CDS encoding metallophosphoesterase, which encodes MKNKILKLIVAIFCLISINSLFIERYFIRFPEYEIQSNKIPKSFDGYKIAVVSDLHYGFLVPEFWIKHTLKSINDKNPDLIVGIGDYVKRRNFDQELINVWNLLKILDAKNGEFFVNGNHDHWANNQLALKLLEESGKSIRNKQVVLKNGNDKIIIAGLGDFWEDHIPIDDVFKHSDPNLYRIAIAHNPDSSNTTHFEKIDLFITGHTHGGQVRIPILNWSPILPVKDKNFDTGIKKSKFNELVLISAGIGWSIIPVRFNCPIEVPIVILRSNENNN
- the vapB gene encoding type II toxin-antitoxin system antitoxin VapB — its product is MQTAKIFVNGRSQAVRIPKEFQFKGEEVFIQKVGDAVILVPKNKAWNAFLDGLNGFTDDFLSEGRFDLPESEREQF
- the vapC gene encoding type II toxin-antitoxin system tRNA(fMet)-specific endonuclease VapC; this encodes MYLIDTNICIYLIKKKNIKLLEKFKKNYNKGILISSLTLAELEFGVENSERKETNRISLMEFLTIFEILNFEQKDTPAFGKIKSDLRKSGRMIGTMDALLAAQSISRNLIFVTNNTKEFERIKDLNIEDWTL